In Synechococcales cyanobacterium T60_A2020_003, the following are encoded in one genomic region:
- a CDS encoding FAD-binding oxidoreductase, with the protein MLGEECSVVSTSTHPFDRDLIIQQLNGIEIIQDPAQVFKLSQDSYTFSPILQPILQDKIADFVVRPVSEAQVLQVAKVCVQHRIPLTVRGAGTGNYGQCIPLEGGIVVDLSHMQAIRWIKPGLACVEPGVKLSALDKQAHPLGWELRMAPSTYRTATIGGFIGGGSGGVGSITYGQLRDRGNLHAVRVVTMQDEPQVLELRGDAVQQVNHAYGTNGIMTELEIPLAPAYPWAEIIVTFSDFMQAARFGQTLATSDGIIKKLISVFADPIPAYFTALKSFLPDGCHCAFLMVSEYCLEPLAELVREFQGTITSQKAAQDVGKGTLLMEYTWNHTTLHARSVDPNLTYLQTLFPADPKLTLLEHMYQHFGEEVMLHLEFLRVNGSAIPAALQLVRFSTPERLADIIRYHEENGAFIANPHTYILEDGGMKTIDPVQLRFKEEVDPYGLLNPGKMRAWMEYHPSGYVH; encoded by the coding sequence ATGCTAGGAGAGGAATGTTCTGTGGTTAGCACGTCCACTCACCCTTTCGATCGAGACCTCATAATTCAGCAACTAAACGGGATTGAGATCATCCAAGATCCAGCACAGGTGTTCAAACTATCCCAGGACTCCTACACCTTTAGTCCAATTCTCCAACCCATCTTGCAGGATAAAATTGCAGATTTCGTTGTGCGACCGGTCAGCGAGGCGCAAGTGCTACAAGTTGCCAAGGTGTGTGTGCAGCACCGGATTCCCCTAACTGTGCGAGGGGCTGGAACCGGAAACTATGGGCAGTGCATTCCCCTAGAGGGTGGGATTGTGGTGGATCTAAGCCACATGCAGGCGATCCGATGGATTAAACCGGGTTTGGCCTGTGTAGAACCAGGGGTTAAATTATCCGCATTGGATAAGCAGGCACATCCGCTGGGCTGGGAATTGCGGATGGCTCCCTCAACCTACCGAACTGCGACGATTGGCGGATTCATTGGTGGTGGTAGCGGTGGCGTGGGTTCGATTACCTATGGTCAGTTGCGCGATCGCGGCAATTTGCACGCTGTCCGCGTTGTCACCATGCAGGATGAACCACAAGTGCTAGAACTCCGAGGGGATGCGGTTCAGCAGGTGAATCACGCCTATGGCACAAACGGCATTATGACTGAACTGGAAATTCCCCTTGCGCCAGCCTACCCCTGGGCGGAAATAATTGTTACCTTTTCGGACTTCATGCAGGCCGCACGATTTGGACAAACACTCGCAACGTCGGACGGCATTATCAAAAAACTGATTTCTGTGTTTGCAGATCCGATTCCGGCCTATTTCACCGCACTGAAAAGTTTTTTACCCGATGGGTGTCACTGTGCATTTTTGATGGTGTCGGAGTATTGCTTAGAACCCCTCGCGGAGTTAGTGCGGGAGTTTCAGGGAACCATTACCTCCCAAAAAGCAGCTCAGGATGTGGGCAAAGGGACGCTGCTCATGGAATATACCTGGAACCACACGACCCTCCATGCCCGCAGCGTTGACCCGAACCTTACCTATCTGCAAACGCTATTTCCGGCGGATCCGAAACTGACGTTGCTGGAGCATATGTATCAGCATTTTGGCGAGGAAGTGATGCTGCATCTAGAGTTTTTGCGCGTCAACGGTTCGGCTATTCCTGCTGCACTCCAGCTTGTTCGCTTTTCGACTCCAGAGCGTTTAGCCGACATCATTCGCTATCACGAGGAAAACGGTGCGTTCATTGCCAATCCCCACACCTACATTTTGGAGGATGGCGGCATGAAGACCATCGATCCTGTCCAGCTTCGGTTTAAGGAAGAGGTAGATCCGTATGGTTTACTGAATCCGGGTAAGATGCGAGCGTGGATGGAATATCATCCATCTGGTTACGTGCATTAA
- a CDS encoding alpha/beta hydrolase: MTKTIEVRGFPHVYELTAPIDSAPVLVFVHGWLLSRAYWQPIIQAIAPSYPCLSYDLRGFGRSQASLLTDAASQIALKKRSPELISTATRSEGTVAILSKAEHSASSPIVSAELGYTPAAYAEDLVALLQTLKISNAWLIGHSLGGSIALWAADMAPHLVKGVICVNSGGGIYLKEEFEKFRNAGQQLVKFRPSWLRHVPFIDYALARLSVAKPIDQVWARQRLHDLIAAHPEAALRTLLDSTTETEVHRLPQVVSRLQQPVYFIAGAQDPIMEPKYVQHLASFHPSFECCGKNVTEIDNCGHMAMVEQPDALVNHIQDILAQHA; encoded by the coding sequence ATGACAAAAACGATTGAGGTTCGGGGCTTTCCCCATGTGTACGAATTAACTGCGCCGATCGATTCAGCCCCCGTGCTGGTGTTTGTGCATGGTTGGCTGCTGAGTCGTGCCTACTGGCAACCCATTATTCAGGCGATCGCCCCATCCTATCCATGCCTGTCCTACGATTTACGAGGATTTGGGCGATCGCAAGCCTCATTGCTCACTGATGCTGCTTCTCAAATAGCCTTAAAAAAGCGATCGCCCGAACTCATCTCCACTGCAACCCGCTCTGAGGGCACCGTCGCCATCCTTTCCAAAGCCGAGCATTCTGCCTCTTCCCCTATCGTTTCAGCAGAACTTGGCTACACCCCTGCGGCCTACGCAGAAGATTTGGTTGCCCTCCTGCAAACCCTAAAAATTTCCAATGCGTGGCTAATTGGGCACTCCCTCGGTGGCAGTATTGCACTTTGGGCCGCAGACATGGCTCCTCACTTAGTCAAGGGTGTCATTTGCGTCAACTCTGGCGGCGGCATTTACCTCAAAGAAGAGTTTGAAAAGTTTCGCAACGCAGGCCAGCAGCTCGTTAAATTTCGTCCGTCGTGGTTACGCCATGTTCCCTTTATTGACTACGCGTTAGCGCGTCTTAGCGTGGCTAAACCCATCGATCAGGTTTGGGCACGCCAACGGTTGCATGATTTGATTGCAGCGCATCCAGAGGCAGCACTGAGAACACTCCTTGACTCGACAACAGAAACAGAGGTTCATCGGCTTCCCCAAGTGGTGTCTCGCCTGCAGCAGCCCGTCTACTTTATTGCGGGTGCACAGGATCCGATTATGGAACCGAAGTACGTCCAGCATCTCGCCAGTTTCCACCCATCCTTTGAGTGCTGCGGCAAGAATGTCACCGAAATCGACAACTGCGGTCATATGGCGATGGTGGAGCAGCCCGATGCGCTTGTCAATCACATTCAAGACATTCTGGCGCAGCATGCCTAG